Below is a window of Neodiprion virginianus isolate iyNeoVirg1 chromosome 4, iyNeoVirg1.1, whole genome shotgun sequence DNA.
GGGAGTGGCGTGCAAGCTTTTCAAGCAGACCTTGCCGCACGCTTAGAAGATGCAGAAGCAATGGTGCTTTGCTTACGTCGGGAAAACGAAGATCAGCGAAGAGAAATAGCTGCCATGAAGGCAACAGCAAATAAAAGTAATGGAAACACAAGTGGACGTAATCATGGGAGTAACGGACATCGAAGTCGAGGACAAGGCGGGGGTGGCAGTGGAGGGGGAGGACAGGACCAAAATTCTCACAGATTTCCACCATTGCACAATCAAAGTTACTGGTATCACAGCTCTAGAGGAAATAACAGGTGTTTactgtttgaaattctatAATACTAGTTCAAGGGGAAAGTCATAAGCGTCTTACTATCGATaagttactttttttcattcagctTTGACCACAATTCTGAGTACAGAGGTCGCGGTCGCCACGACAAACAAGGACAGGATTCTGCAAATGGAGGAGGTACGGTCTTACCACAGCTCCGCAGCAGCACAAACAAAGCTGAAAGCTTCAGTTATCCGTCGTTTCAACATAGACCACGAGGCTACCATAACGGTGGCAGCTATTATTGTGAGGGAAATCGCAAGTATCGAGGCCAACGTTCGCAGAGAGATTTTAAGGACAGGGATTCCAGAGAGCCTAGGGAACAGCAAAAAGATTATAAGGATACTTCTCGAGGGTCGAAAGATGCCAAGAGCTCAAAAGAATCGTaaaaagaattgaattatCTTGACATCATATTGACAAAAGACTTTTGGATATTTATACATCTTGATCTATCCATCTAAAAGACGTAAATGCGCCTGGAATTCACTTACAGTCTTTATAACCGTTATTGAACCATCAAATGTTTCACTTAATTAGTGAATTAGCCACTTGCTGGTGTTGTCTGAGCTTAGTACCGTGTGGCACGTGTATTGCAAAGTTGTTGTCTTAGCTGtgccattattattattatttataattatttaacatTACACAGTCAGTGGTATACCGCAACTATAAAATGCTGTATTCTTATTAGTGATGTTCTATACCCAGCTTTTTGTGCTTAGGGAATCAATCGGATTATCTAGTAAGATATACCTATTGCTACTGCAACTCGGCTGGTTGTCGACCAACGTAGTTTATTAtcgaaagaatgtaaattcgaaaaattaacgacggagtCAGGAATCAaacctggcgtctagagatgcttgaccggagccttactccactagactacctagccgccctgactctgttgtcgttaatttgtctcatcaccagtgagttcgaatttgttttcctgTGCCCTGTGTGTAGTTTATTATCAGTAATAATACATCTATTATAATGATAAATATAAAACTTACCTAATCGTTACGATACGTaactgaaaaattcattggttagtttattacaaaatttacttttattttattttacatggagaagaaaaacaacagTTTAGAAAATGATACAGAAGTTTACAGTGATATACAATACAAACTTATATCAATAAAAGTAATTCGTCTCATTCATTCGCTTCTGAACACTTGGCAACATAAGATAACTGAGAATACGTTCGAAATTATCATAGCCATGTGTTGAATTAATATCATAAATTGTTAGAGGCGATATAAGTAATCTTACTTTCAACGTTACGTACGTGAATCTAAATGTAAAGCTTGTGTATTGATACTAGTACGTGTCTATCAAATTTGCGCTAAACTATTTGTGGAAACCACGTACTTTGGTTAAAGTTAGGAATGGTAATATGTCAGCAAATAAATTAGAAAGCCGAAATAGGtgccaaaaaaattcataattgcATCGGATATTCAATTTAGTATGACATCATTGACGTAACAtcacatttttcataataatCTTTCTAGATCACGAACATTTTTGCCAGTACTTTTCCAGTGATTTGATTGTCCCATTTACGATTAGCAATTCTTTTCTGACCCTGAACTAAATTCGGTTCATATTCCGTACCTTTTGACATAATCCTATCAAAGGTTCCACCAAATGTTCGACAACTTGTTTTCAGTTTGATGATAAATAAACTTTTACTCTGTACAGCAATTTCAAATACAAACATGATGCATTATAACTTAGATTGTTATGGATATATTGCCTAATTATATCAATGCTCATCACTAATCGTAGAGATAAAAAACtcatattattaatatttctattcgtaaatatataaatattatttttcaatactagTTTCAATTCGAaacatataatacatgtaacgtttgaaattttaatattttatattatctaTCTGTGTCTCACACAGGTTTTAAGTAcgttataattaaataaataattattatattattcagaatttttaGTTATGTGAATGTTGAAAGTACCTTTGCCTGAATGAGTGAATAATCATTCATTACTTCATTATGAATATTCCAACAGAACTCGTTGTATAGGGCATAGAACAAGTTATAGAGATGTAAGATTAAATACATAGGTCGTTTTTGAAAGAGTGTAAAATGCACGGTTCTATCATAAACTGGAAACAATATCGCCAATCAGCAACTACACAAATGATTTGCGCACAAGTTTTGAGTAGCAGGAACTGCAAGAAATGGGAAGACTCTTTGCCATACAATTTTGGCTCAAACGTTACATTACCGACAAGTATAATTTTCACAGCCAGTTTTTactaattattttaaattttactgGCAACCTCCCATACACAAGGCTGCTAATAAGTGTTCACGGAAGCCAAGTTACAGCTAATATAATCAAAAGCAAGAGAACTTAAAATAAGTGCATATACAAAACCAGGTAGATGTTTGTTACActtacattgaaaaaataaatatattatattcaacTTCTTTTCACATAACGATTAACAATTACccttgaaaattaaacaaaataaattccacaaaaaaaaaaagatacacaAAATAAACCAGATTTTTAGTTGATCATGAATTTTGAtatgaatgtaatttttttttttaatatttgtaataaCAACCCATTTATTTTAAGTCAGAATAGATTTGTGATTAGCTCTGATTCAATCAAGTTTAGAGTAGagtttttttaagaaattttcatatcgcCCATCTGTTATCTTGATATTTGATATGACTTGAATTGTTGATTTCTGAGGATGGGATATAATTACCTCTGATGAACTGGAATTGCTATCATTTTTCAAGCTTTCGCCTTTGTGATTTTGATCAGCTGTACGATGCCCTTGGTCCATTTTGCTGGTCTTTTGAAGTGGTGATCCCAACAATAAATTATCACAAGATGTATGTGTACTAGATTGAATTGGAAGCTTACGCTTATCACTCCGCTTCCTAGCTCCAACTGGTATCATTGAAACTGATCCACAGCTTTCCTTAGAAGCTTTTAGAGATTTCTTCGAATCGTACAActcctctttttttctgttcccAGGCAccacacgtttttttttctcaggaaACGGAGCTATAAGCATTTTGCAGCGATTCCAATGTGAATTCTTTGAACCAGATCCAGAGCTACCACGTCTCGTTTCATAAACAGGTGAAGTTTTTGGCTGTGCACAAACTACAGGTGGGATTTGACTCGGTGAACTGTATTTGGATGGGACAGGGTTTGCCCACTTGGGGGAAAATGATATGTTAGACGGGCTCAACCGCTCTTTTCTTCCAGGTCCAGAATAGCTTCTGTACTGCCTAGGATCTTGAAATTCTGAGAACAACAAGACGTTAGGTGCTGGAACGCAAGACATTTTAACAAATGTATTCTATGAATTGCAAAACTGCAGAACTAATACCTACGCCTCTGAAACTTAGGAGAATTCCAATATTGTAAATGCAGTGGTGATTCATTGGACTGATAGTTTAACGATTCACCATAGTGTTTGCGAATATCTTGCGTTGGAGAGTAAAATAATTCCCCAGGCTGAGGAGATGCAATAACGACTTGTGGGATCGTGACATCCGTATCAGACTGTGTgctttcgtaaaaattttctgtctTCTTATGAAGTAGGCTGGTGACCTGCCGTTCGTTATtcgaagaatttatttcacattcaTAGAAAGTTTCATATTCAGAATCAGAGCTCGAGTTAATCTTGTTGATTTTAGCGTACAAATTGGTGTTTTGAATCAGTCTTCTTCTGCGCGTTTGTTTTGATTTTCGCTCGCCATCGTCCGAGTCGCTATAAATCGCATCACGCAAGGTTGATGTATCTCCCGATCGTATTTCGGATAGTggaaaatatagttctaaatttttttgatacaagACAGGAGTGCTGTGTTTTttaccacttttttttaacgttgaATCCATTCCTTAGCACAAACACGTTAACACAACGTTCGAAGTTTTGAACTCACGAGTCCTCAACCTCGGCAATAAACGCGACTCGTGATTCTAGGATCTACCTGAAGTTTGCATCAGGTGCTGTTGGTTGCAGTCATTACCATTGCAGTACGTCGGGTTGCCTAGAGTAAGGCTGATAAAATGAGATTACATCGATCAAAAACTACTGACAAAGTACGGATGATACTGTTATTATACAGGTGAAACTTGAATTCGGATGtgatttaaaacaattttattgcCATATTTTCATCCCTAATTCTTTAGTTATTGATTCGACTTTCTTTCTGAACTAAATGTACAGTCCTAATAATGATCGAATGTCGAATCTAATTCAATGCTCGTAAATGATGAAGAGATATAATCAAGGGtttttcttcgaatttttAGACGTATCACGTACACGCTGATGTTTGTAGAAATAACCACCATCATATTTTTCATGTCGCCGTGATTTCTCaacatatttttcactccTTTCCCGCGACCGACCTCGTTTTTTTCGCTTCTTCGTTTTATCCTCCTCtgtttgataattattttctcccT
It encodes the following:
- the LOC124303558 gene encoding uncharacterized protein LOC124303558, producing MTSKVLVKLPTVPFAQTKKPHAELVAVANRNELAVHHKQTNESGDRAAQLEQNMKFLQEQHQAILVALQKEVETLRQRNRDLQFQLVFSNGPVNTVSNPSSPEDTVAGFAKSKGSPGSVNVSSLQVELLERDLQDLKVSLQEAKSQNQYLIGIVDQEKKKLDSLQRLAEKPAAAEVGVQVGSGVQAFQADLAARLEDAEAMVLCLRRENEDQRREIAAMKATANKSNGNTSGRNHGSNGHRSRGQGGGGSGGGGQDQNSHRFPPLHNQSYWYHSSRGNNSFDHNSEYRGRGRHDKQGQDSANGGGTVLPQLRSSTNKAESFSYPSFQHRPRGYHNGGSYYCEGNRKYRGQRSQRDFKDRDSREPREQQKDYKDTSRGSKDAKSSKES